A single region of the Pseudomonas mandelii genome encodes:
- a CDS encoding vWA domain-containing protein, with amino-acid sequence MFEFAWPWIFALLPLPWLMRVLLPVADSGEPALKVSFLNDLEGLARRRARANLPAWRQQAPFILLWLLLLIAAARPQWLGDPLPIAASGRDLLVAVDVSGSMDFPDMQWQDEDVSRLSLVQHLLGDFLESRDGDRVGLILFGSQAYLQAPLTFDRHTVRVWLDEARIGIAGKNTAIGDAIGLAIKRLRMRPAQSRVLILVTDGANNGGEIDPLTAARLAAKEGVKIYPIGIGADPEQSGTLGFLGVNPSLDLDEPALMAIAQVTGGQYFRAHDGKELQTIKDTLDTLEPVTQQPTQARPAQALYHWPLALALLLSMLLVVRERWPDNPLQRFFTKDLFLQTQLPDWRQRLKRLRLRRRR; translated from the coding sequence ATGTTTGAGTTCGCCTGGCCGTGGATCTTTGCCCTGCTGCCGCTGCCCTGGTTGATGCGCGTCCTGCTGCCGGTGGCCGACAGTGGCGAACCGGCGCTCAAGGTCAGTTTCCTCAATGACCTCGAAGGCCTCGCCCGCCGCCGTGCGCGCGCCAACCTGCCGGCCTGGCGCCAGCAAGCACCGTTCATTCTGTTGTGGCTGTTGCTGCTGATAGCGGCGGCGCGCCCGCAATGGCTGGGCGATCCCCTGCCGATTGCCGCCAGTGGTCGCGATCTGCTGGTGGCCGTGGACGTGTCCGGCTCCATGGATTTCCCCGACATGCAGTGGCAGGACGAAGACGTCAGTCGACTGTCGCTGGTTCAGCACTTGCTCGGTGACTTCCTTGAAAGTCGCGACGGTGACCGTGTCGGCCTGATCCTGTTCGGCAGCCAGGCTTACCTGCAAGCGCCCTTGACGTTCGACCGGCACACCGTGCGCGTGTGGCTCGACGAAGCGCGAATCGGTATCGCCGGCAAGAACACGGCAATCGGTGATGCCATCGGCCTGGCGATTAAGCGCCTGCGCATGCGTCCGGCCCAGAGCCGTGTGTTGATCCTGGTCACGGATGGCGCCAACAATGGCGGTGAAATCGACCCGCTCACGGCGGCGCGCCTGGCGGCCAAGGAAGGCGTGAAAATCTACCCGATCGGCATCGGCGCTGACCCGGAGCAAAGCGGCACCTTGGGGTTCCTGGGGGTCAATCCGAGCCTGGATCTGGATGAACCGGCGTTGATGGCCATCGCCCAAGTCACCGGCGGTCAGTACTTCCGCGCCCACGATGGCAAAGAGCTGCAAACGATCAAGGACACCCTCGACACACTTGAGCCCGTGACCCAACAGCCGACCCAGGCCCGCCCGGCGCAGGCGCTGTATCACTGGCCTTTGGCGCTGGCATTGTTGTTGAGCATGTTGTTGGTGGTGCGCGAGCGTTGGCCGGACAACCCGCTGCAACGGTTCTTTACCAAGGACCTGTTTTTGCAAACGCAATTGCCTGACTGGCGCCAGCGGCTCAAACGCCTGCGCCTGCGGAGGCGCCGATGA
- a CDS encoding AAA family ATPase encodes MEHREALLALRTFLSTQILGQEKLIERLLIALLADGHMLVEGAPGLAKTKAIKELAEGIEAQFHRIQFTPDLLPADITGTEIYRPETGSFVFQQGPIFHNLVLADEINRAPAKVQSALLEAMAERQVSVGRSTYELSPLFLVMATQNPIEQEGTYPLPEAQLDRFLMHVKIGFPDAAVERRILQQARGEALNGETKPERRVSQQAIFAARKEILGLYMADAVEEYLVQLVMATRTPAKFDPEMAEWIAYGASPRGSIALDRCARAHAWLAGRDFVSPEDIQAVLFDVLRHRIILSFEAEAAGIDQDRVVQRILDVVAVA; translated from the coding sequence ATGGAACATCGTGAAGCGCTGCTAGCGCTGCGAACCTTTCTTTCAACGCAGATTCTCGGCCAGGAAAAACTCATCGAGCGCTTGCTCATCGCCTTGCTCGCCGACGGCCACATGCTGGTCGAGGGCGCCCCGGGGCTGGCCAAGACCAAGGCCATCAAAGAACTCGCCGAAGGCATCGAAGCCCAGTTCCATCGCATCCAGTTCACCCCCGACCTGCTGCCGGCCGACATCACCGGCACGGAAATCTATCGCCCGGAAACCGGCAGCTTCGTGTTCCAGCAGGGCCCGATCTTCCATAACCTGGTGCTGGCGGACGAAATCAACCGCGCCCCGGCCAAGGTTCAATCGGCATTGCTGGAAGCCATGGCCGAGCGCCAGGTCAGTGTCGGGCGCAGCACTTACGAGCTGTCACCGCTGTTTCTGGTGATGGCCACGCAAAACCCGATTGAGCAGGAGGGCACCTATCCCCTGCCGGAAGCCCAGCTCGACCGCTTCCTGATGCACGTGAAAATCGGTTTCCCGGACGCCGCCGTCGAACGCCGCATCCTGCAACAGGCCCGTGGCGAAGCCCTGAACGGCGAAACCAAGCCCGAGCGCCGGGTCAGCCAGCAGGCGATTTTTGCCGCACGCAAGGAAATCCTCGGCCTGTACATGGCCGACGCCGTGGAGGAATACCTGGTGCAACTGGTCATGGCCACGCGCACCCCGGCCAAGTTCGACCCGGAGATGGCCGAGTGGATCGCCTATGGCGCCAGTCCTCGCGGTTCGATTGCCCTCGATCGCTGTGCCCGGGCCCATGCCTGGCTGGCCGGTCGCGACTTCGTCAGCCCGGAAGACATCCAGGCCGTGCTGTTCGACGTATTGCGCCACCGCATCATTCTGTCCTTTGAAGCCGAAGCCGCTGGCATCGATCAGGACCGGGTGGTCCAGCGGATTCTCGACGTCGTAGCCGTCGCTTGA
- a CDS encoding DUF4381 domain-containing protein produces the protein MSSLDQLQPLITPPPIEFWPPAPGWWLLLLLLPLIGFGLWKARRFIPNKRPIVRAEQPLDPVRIAALAELARMPKPYDGAPAGAWLQQLNGLLKRLCRNHYPYSQSHTLNGRKWLAFLDNRCPAAGLTRWMVLVEGAYKPECKLDDKAIAGLTQAVDTWIRKHV, from the coding sequence ATGAGCAGCCTCGATCAACTGCAACCGCTGATTACCCCGCCGCCCATCGAGTTCTGGCCCCCCGCGCCCGGCTGGTGGCTGTTGCTGTTGTTGCTGCCGCTGATCGGTTTCGGCCTGTGGAAGGCGCGGCGATTCATTCCGAACAAGCGCCCGATCGTCCGTGCCGAACAACCGCTGGACCCGGTGCGCATCGCCGCACTCGCCGAATTGGCGCGGATGCCAAAGCCCTACGACGGCGCACCGGCCGGCGCCTGGCTGCAACAACTCAATGGGTTGCTCAAACGCCTGTGCCGCAACCATTACCCCTACAGCCAGAGCCACACCCTCAACGGGCGCAAATGGCTGGCGTTCCTCGACAACCGCTGCCCGGCCGCCGGTCTGACCCGCTGGATGGTGCTGGTCGAAGGCGCCTACAAACCCGAATGCAAACTCGACGACAAGGCCATCGCCGGCCTCACTCAAGCCGTCGATACCTGGATTCGCAAACATGTTTGA
- a CDS encoding DUF58 domain-containing protein, with protein MNALLPPEPGIRVSLAELIEMRHRVREVQLFSTPSQRSPLIGLHHSKLRGRGVDFDQVRVYQAGDDVRTIDWRVTARTQEPHTKLFHEERERPIFIMVEQSRRLFFGSGLMFKSVLAAQAASLIGWAALGHNDRVGGLVFGDNEHYEIKPRRSKQSLLQLLNRLVRVNQSLHTESEQNRDSLNMALRRAREVLRPGSLVIVICDERALTEGSEQQLSLLSRHCDLLLLPLSDPLDHALPAAGLLRFVERGAQLELDTLNFDLRQTYRAQAEARIARWELLAQKLRVLLMPLSTQSEMVEQLREYLNPQKPGKGR; from the coding sequence ATGAACGCCCTCCTTCCGCCCGAGCCGGGCATCCGCGTCAGCCTCGCCGAGCTGATCGAGATGCGCCATCGCGTGCGCGAAGTGCAGCTGTTTTCCACGCCGAGCCAGCGCAGCCCCCTGATCGGCCTGCACCACTCCAAACTGCGCGGCCGTGGTGTGGACTTCGATCAGGTGCGGGTTTATCAGGCCGGCGACGACGTGCGCACCATCGACTGGCGCGTTACCGCCCGCACCCAGGAGCCCCACACCAAGCTGTTTCACGAAGAACGCGAGCGACCGATTTTCATCATGGTCGAGCAAAGCCGTCGGCTGTTTTTCGGTTCGGGGCTGATGTTCAAATCAGTGCTGGCCGCTCAGGCAGCGAGCCTGATTGGCTGGGCGGCCCTTGGCCATAACGACCGGGTCGGCGGGCTGGTGTTCGGCGACAACGAGCACTACGAAATCAAACCCCGGCGCAGCAAACAAAGCCTGCTGCAACTGCTTAACCGTCTGGTGCGGGTCAATCAGTCGCTGCACACCGAAAGCGAACAGAACCGCGATTCCCTCAACATGGCCCTGCGTCGTGCACGGGAGGTGCTGCGCCCCGGCAGCCTGGTGATTGTGATCTGCGATGAACGCGCCTTGACCGAAGGTTCGGAACAGCAACTGAGCCTGTTGTCGCGCCATTGCGACCTGTTGCTGTTGCCGCTGTCCGATCCGCTGGACCACGCCCTGCCCGCCGCCGGGCTGCTTCGTTTCGTTGAACGTGGCGCGCAACTGGAACTCGACACCCTGAATTTCGACCTGCGCCAGACCTACCGCGCCCAGGCCGAAGCGCGCATCGCCCGCTGGGAATTGCTCGCGCAAAAGCTGCGGGTATTGCTGATGCCGCTGAGCACCCAGAGCGAGATGGTCGAGCAACTGCGCGAGTACCTCAACCCACAGAAACCGGGGAAAGGTCGATGA
- a CDS encoding tetratricopeptide repeat protein yields the protein MSALWPYWFRPWWLLLLPLLGWLLWQLWHRQKRAGRWQMILPPAFHAALLSGGSGRDSKLPWVVLGLAWILTVLALLGPSWQRVEQISQKPADPLVVVLELTPEMLATDVAPNRLEQARRKLLDLLQVRSDAQTAIVVYAGSAHTLVPLSDDLSTSRNLLDALKPSLMPEAGHRADLAVTKALALLSQGGLGEGRILLIGSTLTDLEREGIRQALDRKSTQFLMLGIGTAEGAPVAQEDGSFLKDDQGAILVPYLDSPSLKAFANELGGRYRPARLGDTDLRGLGLLDGPRTLRNDGQTLRLDTWADQGYWLLLPLLLLAACAGRRGWLFCLPLLFLLPQPSYAFDFEDLWLRPDQRGLHLLRQGHPAKASQHFEDPQWQGVALYEAGDYSGAAQRFAEGNDAHAHYNRGNALAKSGELEAALDAYDQALERQPDLRPAQTNKALVESLLKQKNAPPPVEPQKSADDETKDTEQETPPGAATQPADNNPPKSDAGQTTPDAGQQATTPPKPGANEVPGSELGDEQSTTPPMRPASDNIDGEQRQALEQWLRKIPDDPGELLRRKFWYEQQQHQDQEKTR from the coding sequence ATGAGTGCGCTGTGGCCGTACTGGTTCCGCCCCTGGTGGTTGCTGTTGTTGCCGCTGCTGGGCTGGCTGCTCTGGCAACTCTGGCATCGACAAAAACGCGCCGGGCGCTGGCAGATGATCCTGCCACCGGCCTTCCACGCTGCTTTGCTGAGCGGTGGAAGCGGGCGCGACAGCAAACTGCCGTGGGTCGTCCTCGGCCTGGCTTGGATACTGACCGTCCTGGCCTTGTTGGGGCCGAGTTGGCAGCGCGTCGAGCAAATCAGTCAGAAGCCCGCCGACCCGCTGGTGGTCGTGCTTGAGCTGACCCCGGAAATGCTCGCCACCGACGTTGCGCCGAACCGACTCGAACAGGCCCGGCGCAAACTGTTGGACCTGCTGCAAGTGCGCAGCGACGCCCAGACTGCAATCGTCGTTTACGCCGGCAGCGCCCACACCCTGGTGCCTCTGTCGGATGACCTGTCGACCAGCCGTAATCTGCTCGATGCGCTCAAGCCGTCGCTGATGCCCGAAGCCGGCCATCGCGCGGACCTCGCTGTGACCAAGGCCCTGGCACTGCTGAGTCAGGGGGGATTGGGTGAAGGCCGGATCCTGTTGATCGGTTCCACCCTGACGGACCTGGAACGTGAAGGCATTCGCCAGGCACTGGATCGAAAATCGACGCAGTTCCTGATGCTCGGCATCGGCACCGCCGAAGGCGCACCGGTCGCACAGGAGGACGGCAGTTTTCTCAAGGACGACCAGGGCGCGATCCTTGTGCCGTACCTGGACAGTCCAAGCCTGAAAGCTTTTGCCAACGAGCTTGGCGGACGCTATCGCCCAGCGCGACTGGGCGATACCGACCTGCGCGGGCTCGGCCTGCTTGACGGTCCACGCACCCTGCGCAACGACGGCCAGACCTTGCGCCTGGACACCTGGGCCGATCAGGGTTACTGGCTGCTGCTGCCGCTGTTGCTGCTGGCGGCGTGTGCAGGTCGCCGTGGCTGGTTGTTCTGCCTGCCTTTACTGTTCCTGTTGCCGCAACCGAGCTATGCCTTCGACTTTGAAGACTTGTGGTTGCGCCCCGATCAACGGGGCCTGCATCTGCTCAGGCAAGGCCATCCGGCGAAGGCTTCGCAGCATTTTGAGGATCCGCAGTGGCAAGGCGTCGCGCTGTATGAGGCCGGCGACTACAGCGGCGCCGCCCAGCGGTTCGCCGAGGGCAACGATGCCCACGCCCACTACAATCGTGGCAATGCCCTGGCCAAAAGCGGTGAGCTGGAAGCGGCGCTGGACGCTTACGATCAGGCGCTGGAACGCCAGCCTGATCTGCGCCCCGCGCAGACCAACAAAGCACTGGTAGAAAGTCTGCTCAAGCAGAAAAACGCACCGCCACCGGTTGAGCCGCAGAAATCCGCCGATGACGAGACCAAGGACACCGAGCAAGAAACGCCACCGGGTGCCGCCACACAGCCCGCGGACAACAATCCACCGAAGTCCGACGCCGGGCAGACCACGCCGGACGCCGGGCAACAGGCCACAACACCGCCGAAACCGGGCGCCAATGAAGTCCCGGGCAGCGAGTTGGGGGACGAGCAAAGCACCACACCACCGATGCGGCCGGCCAGCGACAATATCGACGGCGAACAGCGTCAGGCGCTGGAGCAATGGCTGCGCAAGATCCCCGATGACCCGGGCGAATTGCTCAGGCGCAAATTCTGGTACGAACAGCAACAACATCAGGATCAGGAAAAAACGCGATGA
- a CDS encoding NAD-glutamate dehydrogenase, producing the protein MAFFTAASKADFQHQLQAALAQHISEQALPQVALFAEQFFGIISLDELTQRRLSDLAGCTLSAWRLLERFDHAQPQVRVYNPDYERHGWQSTHTAVEVLHHDLPFLVDSVRTELNRRGYSIHTLQTTVLSVRRGSKGELLEILPKGTQGEGILQESLMYLEIDRCANAAELNVLTKELEQVLGEVRVAVTDFEPMKDKVQEILSGLDNSQYAVDPEEKAEIKSFLEWLVGNHFTFLGYEEFVVRDEVDGGHIVYDQDSFLGLTKLLRTGLTYDDLRIEDYAVNYLREPTLLSFAKAAHPSRVHRPAYPDYVSIREIDADGKVIKECRFMGLYTSSVYGESVRVIPYIRRKVEEIERRSGFQPKAHLGKELAQVVEVLPRDDLFQTPVDELFSTVMSIVQIQERNKIRVFLRKDPYGRFCYCLAYVPRDIYSTEVRQKIQQVLMDRLKASDCEFWTFFSESVLARVQLILRVDPKNRLDIDPVLLEKEVVQACRSWQDDYASLVVESFGEAHGTNVLADFPKGFPAGYRERFAAHSAVVDMQHLLSLTEKNPLVMSFYQPLGQVSGQRELHCKLYHADTPLALSDVLPILENLGLRVLGEFPYRLRHNSGREFWIHDFAFTAAEGLELDIQQLNDTLQDAFVHIVRGDAENDAFNRLVLTAGLPWRDVALLRAYARYMKQIRLGFDLGYIASTLNNHTDIARELTRLFKTRFYLARKLTSDDLEDKQQRLEHAIITALDEVQVLNEDRILRRYLDLIKATLRTNFYQTDANGKNKSYFSFKFNPHQIPELPKPVPKFEIFVYSPRVEGVHLRFGNVARGGLRWSDREEDFRTEVLGLVKAQQVKNSVIVPVGAKGGFLPRRLPLGGSRDEIAAEGIACYRIFISGLLDITDNLKDGALVPPANVVRHDDDDPYLVVAADKGTATFSDIANGIAIDYGFWLGDAFASGGSAGYDHKKMGITAKGAWVGVQRHFRERGINVQEDSITVVGVGDMAGDVFGNGLLMSDKLQLVAAFNHLHIFIDPNPEPANSFAERQRLFDLPRSAWSDYDTSIMSEGGGIFSRSAKSIAISPQMKERFDIQADKLTPTELLNALLKAPVDLLWNGGIGTYVKASTESHADVGDKANDALRVNGNELRCKVVGEGGNLGMTQLGRVEFGLNGGGSNTDFIDNAGGVDCSDHEVNIKILLNEVVQAGDMTDKQRNQLLASMTDEVGNLVLGNNYKQTQALSLAARRALPRIAEYKRLMNDLEGRGKLDRAIEFLPAEEAINERVAAGHGLTRAELSVLISYSKIDLKEALLNSQVPDDDYLTRDMETAFPPSLVSKFSQAMRRHRLKREIVSTQIANDLVNHMGITFVQRLKESTGMSPANVAGAYVIVRDIFHLPHWFRQIESLDYQVSADVQLELMDELMRLGRRATRWFLRARRNEQNAARDVAHFGPHLKELGLKLDELLSGEIRDTWQARYQAYVEAGVPELLARMVAGTSHLYTLLPIIEASDVTGQNPADVAKAYFAVGSALDITWYLQQISALPVENNWQALAREAFRDDVDWQQRAITISVLQQGDGTQDVETRLALWMEEHEGMIERWRAMLVEIRAASGTDYAMYAVANRELLDLALSGQAVVPAPVTAAAELEPAA; encoded by the coding sequence ATGGCGTTCTTCACCGCAGCCAGCAAAGCCGACTTCCAGCACCAACTGCAAGCGGCACTGGCCCAGCACATCAGTGAACAGGCACTGCCACAAGTGGCGCTGTTCGCTGAACAATTCTTCGGCATCATTTCCCTGGACGAGCTGACCCAGCGTCGGTTGTCCGACCTCGCCGGCTGCACCCTTTCTGCGTGGCGCCTGCTTGAGCGCTTCGATCACGCGCAACCGCAAGTGCGCGTCTACAACCCGGATTACGAACGCCACGGCTGGCAGTCGACCCACACCGCGGTCGAAGTGCTGCACCACGACCTGCCATTTCTGGTGGACTCGGTGCGTACCGAGCTGAACCGTCGCGGCTACAGCATTCACACCCTGCAAACCACTGTGCTGAGCGTGCGTCGCGGCAGCAAGGGCGAGCTGCTGGAAATCCTGCCGAAAGGCACCCAGGGCGAAGGCATTCTGCAAGAATCGCTGATGTACCTGGAAATCGACCGCTGCGCCAACGCGGCCGAGCTTAATGTCCTGACCAAAGAGCTGGAGCAGGTTCTCGGTGAAGTCCGCGTCGCGGTCACCGATTTCGAACCGATGAAAGACAAGGTCCAGGAAATTCTCTCCGGCCTGGACAACAGCCAGTACGCCGTCGATCCAGAAGAAAAAGCCGAAATCAAAAGCTTCCTGGAATGGCTGGTGGGCAACCACTTCACATTCCTGGGCTATGAAGAGTTCGTGGTTCGCGATGAAGTCGACGGTGGTCACATCGTCTACGACCAGGATTCCTTCCTGGGCCTGACCAAACTGCTGCGCACCGGCCTGACCTACGATGACCTGCGCATCGAAGACTACGCCGTGAACTACCTGCGTGAACCGACCCTGCTGTCGTTCGCCAAGGCTGCGCACCCAAGCCGTGTACACCGTCCGGCTTACCCGGATTACGTGTCGATCCGCGAAATTGACGCCGACGGCAAAGTCATCAAGGAATGCCGTTTCATGGGCCTGTACACCTCTTCGGTGTATGGCGAGAGCGTGCGGGTCATTCCGTACATCCGCCGCAAGGTCGAAGAAATCGAACGCCGTTCCGGCTTCCAGCCCAAGGCTCACCTGGGCAAGGAACTGGCGCAGGTGGTCGAAGTGCTGCCGCGTGACGATCTGTTCCAGACGCCGGTGGACGAGCTGTTCAGCACCGTGATGTCGATCGTGCAGATCCAGGAGCGCAACAAGATTCGCGTGTTCCTGCGCAAAGACCCGTATGGCCGTTTCTGCTACTGCCTGGCCTACGTGCCGCGCGACATCTACTCCACCGAAGTGCGCCAGAAGATCCAGCAAGTGCTGATGGATCGCCTGAAAGCCTCGGACTGCGAGTTCTGGACCTTCTTCTCCGAGTCCGTGCTGGCACGCGTGCAACTGATTCTGCGCGTCGATCCGAAGAACCGTCTCGACATCGACCCGGTCCTGCTGGAAAAAGAAGTGGTCCAGGCCTGCCGCAGCTGGCAGGACGACTACGCCAGTCTGGTAGTCGAAAGCTTCGGCGAAGCCCACGGCACCAACGTGCTGGCTGACTTCCCGAAAGGCTTTCCAGCCGGTTACCGCGAGCGTTTCGCTGCCCATTCGGCCGTGGTCGACATGCAGCACCTGCTGAGCCTGACCGAAAAAAATCCGCTGGTGATGAGCTTCTATCAACCACTGGGCCAGGTGTCTGGTCAGCGCGAATTGCACTGCAAGCTGTATCACGCCGATACACCGCTGGCGCTGTCCGACGTGTTGCCGATCCTGGAAAACCTCGGTCTGCGCGTGTTGGGTGAATTCCCGTATCGCCTGCGCCACAACAGTGGCCGCGAGTTCTGGATTCACGACTTCGCGTTCACCGCCGCTGAAGGCCTGGAACTCGACATCCAGCAACTCAACGACACCTTGCAGGACGCCTTCGTCCACATCGTGCGTGGCGATGCCGAGAACGATGCGTTCAACCGCCTGGTGCTGACCGCCGGCCTGCCTTGGCGCGATGTGGCGCTGTTGCGTGCCTACGCCCGTTACATGAAGCAGATTCGACTGGGCTTCGACCTGGGTTACATCGCCAGCACCCTGAACAACCACACCGACATCGCTCGCGAGTTGACCCGGTTGTTCAAGACCCGTTTCTACCTGGCGCGCAAGCTGACCAGCGACGATCTGGAAGACAAGCAGCAACGCCTGGAACACGCGATCATTACCGCGCTGGACGAAGTCCAGGTGCTCAACGAAGACCGTATCCTGCGTCGCTACCTGGACCTGATCAAGGCCACGCTGCGGACCAACTTCTACCAGACCGATGCGAACGGCAAGAACAAGTCCTACTTCAGCTTCAAGTTCAACCCGCACCAGATTCCAGAGCTGCCCAAGCCCGTACCGAAGTTCGAAATCTTCGTTTACTCGCCACGCGTCGAAGGCGTGCACCTGCGCTTCGGCAACGTCGCTCGCGGTGGTCTGCGCTGGTCTGACCGTGAAGAAGACTTCCGTACCGAAGTGCTGGGCCTGGTAAAAGCCCAGCAAGTGAAGAACTCGGTCATCGTGCCAGTGGGCGCCAAGGGCGGCTTCCTGCCGCGTCGTCTGCCACTGGGCGGCAGCCGAGACGAGATCGCGGCCGAGGGCATCGCCTGCTACCGCATCTTCATTTCGGGTCTGTTGGACATCACCGACAACCTGAAGGACGGTGCGCTGGTTCCGCCGGCCAACGTCGTGCGTCATGACGACGATGACCCGTACCTGGTGGTCGCTGCGGACAAGGGCACTGCCACCTTCTCCGACATCGCCAACGGTATTGCCATCGACTACGGCTTCTGGCTCGGCGATGCATTCGCATCGGGCGGTTCTGCCGGTTACGACCACAAGAAGATGGGCATCACCGCCAAAGGCGCGTGGGTGGGCGTTCAACGTCACTTCCGCGAGCGCGGCATCAATGTCCAGGAAGACAGCATCACCGTGGTGGGCGTCGGCGACATGGCCGGTGACGTGTTCGGTAACGGCTTGTTGATGTCCGACAAGCTGCAACTGGTCGCAGCCTTCAACCACTTGCACATCTTCATTGACCCGAACCCGGAGCCGGCCAACAGCTTCGCCGAACGTCAGCGCCTGTTCGACCTGCCGCGCTCGGCCTGGTCGGATTACGACACCAGCATCATGTCCGAAGGCGGCGGGATCTTCTCCCGCAGCGCGAAAAGCATCGCGATTTCCCCGCAGATGAAAGAGCGCTTCGACATCCAGGCGGACAAACTGACCCCGACCGAACTGCTGAATGCCTTGCTCAAGGCACCGGTAGACCTGTTGTGGAACGGCGGTATCGGCACCTACGTCAAAGCCAGCACCGAAAGCCACGCCGATGTCGGCGACAAGGCCAACGATGCACTGCGCGTGAACGGCAACGAACTGCGCTGCAAAGTGGTGGGCGAGGGCGGTAACCTCGGTATGACCCAACTGGGTCGTGTCGAATTCGGCCTCAATGGCGGCGGTTCCAACACCGACTTCATCGACAACGCCGGTGGCGTGGACTGCTCCGACCACGAAGTGAACATCAAGATCCTGCTGAACGAAGTGGTTCAGGCCGGTGACATGACCGACAAGCAACGTAACCAGTTGCTGGCGAGCATGACCGACGAAGTCGGCAACCTGGTGCTGGGCAACAACTACAAGCAGACCCAGGCCCTGTCCCTGGCGGCGCGTCGTGCCTTGCCGCGGATCGCTGAATACAAGCGCCTGATGAACGATCTGGAAGGTCGCGGCAAGCTGGATCGCGCCATCGAGTTCCTGCCGGCCGAAGAAGCCATCAACGAGCGCGTCGCTGCAGGCCATGGCCTGACCCGTGCCGAGCTGTCGGTGCTGATCTCCTACAGCAAGATCGACCTCAAGGAAGCGCTGCTCAATTCCCAGGTGCCGGACGACGATTACCTGACGCGTGACATGGAAACCGCTTTCCCGCCAAGCCTGGTGAGCAAGTTTTCCCAAGCCATGCGCCGTCACCGTCTGAAGCGCGAAATCGTCAGCACCCAGATCGCCAACGATCTGGTCAACCACATGGGTATTACCTTCGTTCAACGACTCAAAGAGTCGACCGGCATGAGCCCGGCGAACGTGGCCGGTGCTTATGTGATCGTGCGTGACATCTTCCATCTCCCGCATTGGTTCCGTCAGATCGAATCCCTGGATTATCAGGTTTCCGCCGACGTGCAACTGGAGCTGATGGACGAGCTGATGCGCCTGGGCCGTCGCGCCACGCGCTGGTTCCTGCGTGCCCGTCGCAACGAGCAGAACGCTGCCCGTGACGTTGCGCACTTCGGTCCGCACCTCAAGGAGCTGGGGCTGAAGCTCGACGAACTGCTCAGTGGCGAGATCCGCGACACCTGGCAGGCCCGCTATCAGGCGTACGTCGAAGCCGGTGTGCCGGAGTTGCTCGCACGCATGGTGGCTGGCACTTCGCACTTGTACACCCTGCTGCCGATCATCGAGGCCTCCGACGTGACCGGCCAGAACCCTGCAGACGTGGCCAAGGCCTACTTCGCCGTGGGCAGCGCGCTGGACATCACCTGGTACCTGCAACAGATCAGCGCTCTGCCGGTTGAAAACAACTGGCAGGCCCTGGCCCGTGAAGCGTTCCGTGATGACGTCGACTGGCAGCAACGTGCGATCACCATCTCCGTCCTGCAACAGGGCGACGGCACTCAGGACGTGGAAACCCGCCTGGCGCTGTGGATGGAAGAGCACGAAGGCATGATCGAACGCTGGCGCGCCATGCTGGTGGAAATCCGTGCCGCCAGCGGCACCGATTACGCCATGTACGCGGTGGCCAACCGTGAGTTGCTGGACCTGGCGTTGAGCGGGCAAGCGGTAGTGCCTGCGCCTGTCACAGCAGCTGCGGAGCTGGAACCGGCTGCCTGA